Proteins co-encoded in one Listeria ivanovii subsp. ivanovii genomic window:
- the dnaN gene encoding DNA polymerase III subunit beta translates to MKFVIERDRLVQAVNEVTRAISARTTIPILTGIKIVVNDEGVTLTGSDSDISIEAFIPLIENDEVIVEVESFGGIVLQSKYFGDIVRRLPEENVEIEVTTNYQTNISSGQASFTLNGLDPMEYPKLPEVTDGKNIKIPINVLKNIIRQTVFAVSAIEVRPVLTGVNWIIKENKLSAVATDSHRLALREIPLETDIDEEYNIVIPGKSLAELNKILDDASESIEMTLANNQILFKLKNLLFYSRLLEGSYPDTSRLIPTDTKSELVINSKAFLQAIDRASLLARENRNNVIKLITLDNGQVEVSSNSPEVGNVSENVFSQSFTGEEIKISFNGKYMMDALRAFEGDDIQISFSGTMRPFVLRPKDATNPNEILQLITPVRTY, encoded by the coding sequence ATGAAATTTGTTATTGAGCGTGATCGTCTTGTCCAAGCAGTAAATGAAGTTACTCGTGCCATCTCTGCAAGAACAACGATTCCAATTCTAACGGGGATAAAAATAGTCGTAAATGATGAAGGTGTTACACTAACTGGTAGTGATTCCGATATTTCCATTGAAGCGTTTATTCCATTAATCGAAAATGATGAAGTAATTGTGGAAGTAGAAAGTTTTGGTGGTATCGTTCTGCAATCCAAGTATTTTGGTGATATTGTTCGTCGTTTACCAGAAGAAAATGTCGAAATTGAAGTAACTACAAATTATCAAACTAATATCAGTTCTGGCCAAGCATCATTTACACTAAATGGTCTTGATCCAATGGAATATCCTAAACTACCAGAAGTTACAGATGGTAAAAACATCAAAATTCCAATAAATGTACTTAAAAATATTATAAGACAAACTGTTTTTGCGGTTTCTGCAATCGAAGTTCGTCCTGTACTTACTGGTGTTAACTGGATTATCAAAGAAAATAAACTTAGTGCAGTTGCAACAGATAGCCATCGCCTTGCCTTGCGTGAAATTCCGCTTGAAACAGACATTGATGAAGAATATAACATTGTTATTCCAGGAAAAAGCTTAGCAGAACTAAATAAAATTTTAGATGATGCAAGTGAATCTATCGAAATGACACTAGCTAACAACCAAATTCTTTTTAAATTAAAAAATTTATTATTCTATTCACGTTTACTCGAAGGAAGTTACCCAGATACATCTCGTTTAATACCTACTGATACAAAATCAGAATTAGTTATTAATTCGAAAGCCTTTTTACAAGCAATTGATCGTGCGTCCCTACTTGCTCGCGAAAATCGTAATAATGTGATTAAACTAATTACGCTTGATAATGGCCAAGTGGAGGTTTCTTCTAATTCACCTGAAGTTGGAAATGTTTCAGAAAATGTTTTCAGCCAAAGCTTTACAGGCGAAGAAATCAAAATATCGTTTAACGGTAAATACATGATGGACGCATTACGAGCTTTTGAAGGTGATGATATTCAAATTTCCTTCTCAGGTACAATGAGACCATTCGTACTTCGACCAAAAGATGCAACAAATCCAAATGAAATTTTACAATTAATCACGCCTGTTAGAACTTATTAA
- a CDS encoding MATE family efflux transporter, giving the protein MMKDMTTGNPTKLIFWFAMPMLIGNLFQQFYTMIDAVIVGKFVGVDALAAVGATNSVNFFMISLIIGLMSGISVVVAQYFGFKDYNRLKDVIATATYAVVFSAIILTIASVLLAKPLLILLRTPANILDDSSIFLTTLFIGILPMSLYNGMAAILRALGNSITPLLFLILSSLLNIALDFLFVVHMNMGVRGAAIATVLSQSVAAVLVIYYAYRHVPFMRIERAKFKLSPPLLKEMVRIGLPSGLQGSFISIGNMALQSLINGFGSSVVAAYTAASRIDSLTYQPGIAFGAASSTFAGQNIGAGKMDRVREGFWSGIKVVTIISIAITLLVQLFARHFLLLFVDAGESEVIDIGVSYLLIVSLFYVVVGILFVVRETLRGTGDAMVPLAMGIFELVSRLVIGFVLSLYIGYIGLWWATPVAWITATMLGVWRYKSGAWKKKAVIRRK; this is encoded by the coding sequence ATGATGAAAGATATGACAACTGGTAATCCAACAAAATTAATCTTTTGGTTTGCGATGCCGATGTTGATTGGGAATTTGTTTCAGCAATTTTATACAATGATTGATGCTGTTATTGTAGGGAAATTTGTTGGTGTAGATGCACTTGCAGCTGTTGGAGCAACAAACTCAGTCAATTTTTTTATGATTTCATTGATTATTGGACTGATGAGCGGGATTTCTGTTGTAGTAGCGCAATATTTTGGATTTAAAGATTATAATCGTTTAAAAGATGTTATTGCTACTGCAACGTATGCTGTAGTTTTTTCGGCGATTATTTTAACGATTGCGAGTGTGCTTTTAGCCAAGCCTCTCCTTATCCTACTTAGAACCCCAGCAAATATTTTAGACGATTCATCGATATTTTTAACCACCTTGTTTATCGGGATTTTGCCAATGAGCTTATATAACGGTATGGCAGCAATACTTCGGGCACTAGGAAATTCCATTACGCCATTACTTTTTTTAATATTATCTTCTCTACTAAATATTGCACTTGATTTTCTTTTTGTTGTACATATGAATATGGGAGTTCGTGGAGCTGCTATTGCTACTGTGTTATCTCAATCTGTCGCAGCGGTTTTAGTTATTTATTATGCATATCGTCATGTGCCATTTATGAGAATAGAACGAGCAAAATTCAAACTTTCTCCCCCACTATTAAAAGAAATGGTTCGAATTGGACTTCCTTCTGGTTTACAAGGATCATTTATTTCGATTGGGAATATGGCACTCCAAAGTTTAATAAATGGTTTTGGTTCTTCTGTTGTGGCGGCATATACCGCAGCTAGTCGTATCGATTCTCTTACATATCAACCAGGGATTGCCTTTGGAGCTGCTTCTTCTACTTTTGCAGGTCAAAATATCGGCGCAGGAAAAATGGATCGTGTTCGTGAAGGTTTTTGGTCTGGAATTAAAGTTGTAACGATTATTAGTATCGCGATTACCCTTTTAGTTCAACTTTTTGCGCGACATTTTTTACTGTTATTTGTTGATGCTGGCGAGTCGGAAGTTATTGATATTGGTGTTAGTTATTTACTTATTGTGTCGCTATTTTATGTTGTTGTAGGTATTTTATTTGTTGTGAGGGAAACGTTACGCGGTACTGGGGATGCAATGGTTCCTTTGGCAATGGGGATTTTTGAGCTTGTATCAAGACTCGTGATTGGTTTTGTATTGTCTCTTTACATTGGTTATATTGGACTCTGGTGGGCTACTCCAGTTGCATGGATTACAGCAACAATGCTCGGCGTTTGGCGATATAAATCAGGAGCATGGAAGAAAAAGGCAGTTATCCGACGAAAATAA
- the yaaA gene encoding S4 domain-containing protein YaaA, with protein sequence MAETVKINSEFVTLGQLLQMIDVVSTGGMAKAYLSENTIYVNGEQDNRRGKKLRNGDVVLVPGIGKVKIEQGK encoded by the coding sequence TTGGCTGAAACAGTAAAGATAAATAGCGAGTTCGTAACGCTTGGTCAACTTTTACAAATGATTGATGTAGTTTCAACTGGTGGAATGGCGAAAGCGTATCTTAGTGAAAATACAATTTATGTCAATGGAGAGCAAGATAACCGCCGGGGGAAAAAGCTTCGTAATGGCGATGTAGTCCTTGTTCCTGGTATTGGCAAAGTGAAAATTGAACAAGGGAAATAG
- the recF gene encoding DNA replication/repair protein RecF (All proteins in this family for which functions are known are DNA-binding proteins that assist the filamentation of RecA onto DNA for the initiation of recombination or recombinational repair.) — protein MHLESIVLRNFRNYENLELEFSPSVNVFLGENAQGKTNLLEAVLMLALAKSHRTTNDKDFIMWEKEEAKMEGRIMKRGQTVPLELTITQKGKRAKVNHLEQKKLSQYVGNLNVVIFAPEDLSLVKGAPGIRRRFLNMEIGQMQPIYLHNLSEYQRILQQRNQYLKMLQMKRKVDPILLDILTEQFADVAINLTKRRADFIRKLEAYAAPIHNQISRGLETLKIEYKASVTLTGDDPEVWKADLLQKMESIKQREIDRGVTLIGPHRDDSLFYINGQNVQDFGSQGQQRTTALSIKLAEIDLIHEETGEYPVLLLDDVLSELDDYRQSHLLGAIEGKVQTFVTTTSTSGIDHDTLKQATTFYVEKGTVKKS, from the coding sequence ATGCATTTAGAAAGCATTGTTTTAAGGAATTTCCGAAATTATGAAAACTTAGAACTTGAATTTTCCCCATCTGTAAATGTTTTTCTTGGAGAGAATGCACAAGGTAAAACAAATCTTTTAGAGGCTGTGTTAATGTTAGCTCTTGCCAAATCTCATCGGACAACTAATGATAAAGACTTTATTATGTGGGAAAAAGAAGAAGCTAAGATGGAAGGTCGGATAATGAAGCGCGGACAAACCGTACCATTAGAGCTAACCATCACACAAAAAGGCAAGCGTGCAAAAGTAAATCATTTGGAACAAAAGAAACTTAGTCAGTATGTTGGTAACTTAAACGTGGTTATTTTTGCGCCAGAAGATTTATCTCTTGTAAAAGGTGCTCCAGGAATTAGACGCCGTTTTTTGAATATGGAAATAGGACAAATGCAGCCGATTTACTTGCACAATTTAAGTGAATATCAGCGGATTTTGCAGCAGCGAAACCAATATTTAAAAATGTTGCAAATGAAACGTAAAGTAGATCCAATTTTGCTGGATATCTTGACAGAGCAGTTCGCTGATGTTGCCATTAATTTGACAAAAAGACGCGCTGATTTCATTCGAAAATTAGAAGCTTACGCGGCGCCTATTCACAACCAAATTTCGCGCGGCTTAGAAACGCTTAAAATCGAGTATAAAGCTTCCGTGACACTAACTGGCGATGACCCAGAAGTATGGAAAGCCGACTTGCTCCAAAAAATGGAATCAATCAAACAAAGAGAAATCGACCGTGGTGTCACGCTTATTGGACCACATCGGGATGATTCTCTGTTTTATATTAATGGGCAAAATGTGCAGGATTTTGGTTCACAAGGACAACAAAGGACAACGGCGCTTTCGATTAAATTAGCCGAAATTGACCTTATCCACGAAGAAACTGGCGAATATCCCGTCCTTCTGCTTGACGATGTTTTAAGTGAACTAGATGATTATCGTCAGTCGCACTTACTTGGAGCTATTGAAGGAAAAGTACAAACCTTTGTAACAACAACAAGTACAAGCGGAATCGACCATGATACGCTAAAACAAGCAACTACTTTTTATGTAGAAAAAGGTACAGTAAAAAAATCCTAA